The nucleotide window GATTTCCGGCTGGCCGCGGCGTGGGCGTTCGCTGCTTGAGGTGGGCTGCGGTCCGGGATATTTTCTGGAAATGTTCTGGGAAGCCGGTCTGGACGTGACGGGGCTTGACCGTTCTTTGGCCATGCTTGATGCCGCCCGGGCGCGCATGGGCAACCGTGCCCGGCTGGATGTTGGTAACGGCGAGCATCTGCCGTATGAAGATAACCGGTTTGATTATGTGGCATTGCTGGCCAGTCTTGAGTTCATGGAGAATCCGCAGGCTGCTCTTGAGGAGGCAATCCGGGTTGCGGCGCGTGGTGTTGTAGTGGGCTTTCTGAACAGCTGGAGCCTGTATTATGCGTTGTCCGGCCGTAAGCGCTGTCCGGCATCGGGCACGTTGCAGGCGGCGCAGTGGTATTCTCCGTACAGGATAAGGGCCATGCTGCGGGAGGCTGCCGGTAATAAGCCCATGACCTTGCGCTCTGTGTTGCCGGGACCTGTTGT belongs to Oleidesulfovibrio alaskensis DSM 16109 and includes:
- a CDS encoding class I SAM-dependent methyltransferase, whose translation is MWDEKHVQRYEAWYAGKAGSFALRQEKRLLENLISGWPRRGRSLLEVGCGPGYFLEMFWEAGLDVTGLDRSLAMLDAARARMGNRARLDVGNGEHLPYEDNRFDYVALLASLEFMENPQAALEEAIRVAARGVVVGFLNSWSLYYALSGRKRCPASGTLQAAQWYSPYRIRAMLREAAGNKPMTLRSVLPGPVVTWRDVLIFRLCNGWVSPLPFGGFAAVRLDLVNIAPVTPIMAKAKSVKPVPSG